The following proteins are co-located in the Macaca thibetana thibetana isolate TM-01 chromosome 6, ASM2454274v1, whole genome shotgun sequence genome:
- the LOC126956517 gene encoding cuticle collagen 40-like translates to MVAPRRRPAHLGAPHALRDSRRPPPAGREPRVQAARTGLRQAQPQGAIHSRCPASPLGVRGTGAGGGEGLARPPRPHPPSAPGIGSALTSDAPREPLEEPGKGGGAARMNGAGGCSLATSGRSRAAPLAPARAGAAARTGAAASRSPRTPGSSSRVGRGPPCPPTT, encoded by the coding sequence ATGGTGGCGCCGAGGCGGAGGCCAGCGCACCTGGGGGCGCCACACGCCCTACGGGATTCCCGCAGACCGCCGCCAGCTGGACGCGAGCCCCGGGTCCAGGCGGCCCGCACTGGTCTGCGCCAGGCCCAGCCCCAAGGGGCCATTCACAGCCGGTGTCCCGCGTCGCCGCTCGGTGTCCGTGGGACTGGCGCCGGCGGGGGCGAGGGCCTGGCGCGACCGCCTCGGCCTCACCCCCCGTCCGCGCCGGGGATAGGGAGCGCACTCACCTCAGACGCGCCCCGGGAGCCGCTGGAAGAGCCCGGGAAAGGAGGCGGAGCCGCGCGAATGAATGGAGCCGGCGGCTGCTCGCTGGCGACCTCCGGCCGGTCCCGGGCCGCACCGCTCGCGCCTGCCAGGGCTGGTGCGGCTGCCAGGACTGGTGCGGCCGCCTCCCGCTCGCCCCGGACGCCCGGCTCCTCGTCGCGGGTCGGCCGCGGCCCACCGTGCCCTCCGACGACGTGA